In Mycolicibacterium phocaicum, one DNA window encodes the following:
- a CDS encoding PPE family protein, which translates to MFYGAFPPEMNTGRLMAGAGPAPMLQAAAGWEALAVALETQAVELAASLAELSANWSGMGSERAVTATTPMVTWLHTTAMQAQKRAMQALAQAESYSLALATTPQLPEIEMNHVTHGVLEATNFLGINTVPIGFNEADYARMWALAGSVMETYQAETTMNTLFEPILPPKPIVMPGVGEATEAAIVARAAMGVSEAVARNLVISQVASQSAIEDAALMVGNAAAQANFAGQRAQGQASKVESAAQRASEQQDKGQQGSQMMMQVVSQVGSQVAQLPQQLGQLITQPVQQLSQPMQQATQIFSQLGSSFGQNNGPQIGLMGASPFSNHPLAGGSGATSGAGLVRAASLPGMGGSAPRTPLMASLVGGPDGASTASLETGAAAGASGAGKAPVSSAGGAGAGMGPGGKAEKGGGTREALKAPGVLVQDLDDDDDDW; encoded by the coding sequence ATGTTCTATGGAGCATTCCCGCCGGAGATGAACACCGGCCGACTCATGGCCGGTGCAGGCCCTGCGCCGATGCTGCAAGCAGCCGCCGGGTGGGAAGCGTTGGCCGTCGCCCTGGAGACGCAGGCGGTGGAGCTCGCCGCCAGCTTGGCGGAGCTGAGCGCGAACTGGTCCGGTATGGGCAGTGAACGAGCCGTCACCGCCACCACACCGATGGTGACCTGGCTACACACCACTGCCATGCAGGCACAGAAGCGCGCGATGCAGGCGTTGGCACAGGCCGAGTCTTACAGCTTGGCTTTGGCCACCACTCCGCAGCTGCCGGAAATCGAGATGAACCACGTCACGCACGGCGTCCTCGAGGCCACGAATTTCCTGGGTATCAATACGGTGCCCATCGGCTTCAACGAGGCGGACTACGCGCGAATGTGGGCGCTGGCGGGCTCGGTGATGGAGACATATCAGGCCGAGACCACGATGAACACGTTGTTCGAACCCATTCTGCCGCCAAAGCCCATCGTGATGCCTGGTGTCGGCGAGGCAACGGAAGCGGCCATCGTCGCGCGAGCCGCGATGGGGGTTTCGGAGGCGGTGGCGCGCAATTTGGTCATCTCGCAGGTGGCCAGCCAGTCGGCAATCGAAGATGCGGCGTTGATGGTGGGCAATGCTGCGGCGCAGGCGAATTTCGCGGGACAACGTGCCCAGGGGCAGGCGTCCAAGGTGGAATCGGCGGCGCAGCGTGCCAGCGAGCAGCAGGACAAAGGCCAGCAGGGCTCGCAGATGATGATGCAGGTGGTGTCGCAGGTCGGTTCGCAGGTCGCGCAGCTTCCGCAGCAGCTCGGTCAGCTCATCACGCAGCCGGTTCAGCAGTTGAGCCAGCCGATGCAGCAGGCGACACAGATTTTCAGTCAGCTGGGAAGCAGCTTCGGTCAGAACAACGGGCCGCAGATCGGCCTCATGGGCGCCAGCCCTTTCTCCAACCATCCGCTGGCGGGTGGTTCGGGCGCGACATCGGGCGCGGGGCTGGTGCGCGCAGCGTCACTGCCGGGCATGGGCGGTTCCGCACCGCGGACGCCGCTGATGGCCTCGCTGGTCGGTGGCCCCGATGGTGCCTCGACCGCTTCGTTGGAGACCGGCGCGGCGGCGGGCGCTTCCGGCGCCGGAAAGGCGCCGGTGAGCAGTGCCGGCGGGGCGGGGGCCGGAATGGGTCCCGGCGGTAAAGCAGAGAAGGGCGGAGGGACGAGGGAGGCCCTCAAAGCACCTGGGGTACTGGTACAGGACCTCGACGACGATGACGACGATTGGTGA
- a CDS encoding YbaB/EbfC family DNA-binding protein, with protein sequence MAAHHDDGFDDEPSGDDPDDGSDDDLGGALDYLYADDDVVTSDAGGAEDDVPDRDDEPPQFGYTVTNPPQTVTVTALMDGRIHRVRLAPGVTNMTEVELAEEVLVIAGLARQDGRSAQYDVMYSGLRDLGHDRAEAKDFLSRSLDLPSPEDAAATRAHIFATRYSGEVDANE encoded by the coding sequence TTGGCGGCCCACCATGATGACGGGTTCGATGACGAGCCGTCGGGCGATGATCCGGACGACGGCTCGGACGACGACCTCGGCGGCGCTCTCGACTACCTCTACGCCGACGACGATGTGGTCACCTCCGATGCCGGGGGCGCCGAGGACGACGTGCCGGACCGCGATGACGAACCGCCCCAGTTCGGGTACACGGTCACGAACCCGCCTCAGACGGTGACGGTCACGGCCCTCATGGACGGCCGGATCCACCGGGTCCGGCTCGCCCCGGGCGTCACCAACATGACGGAAGTCGAACTGGCGGAGGAAGTTCTCGTGATCGCCGGCCTGGCCCGCCAGGATGGCAGGTCGGCGCAGTACGACGTCATGTACTCGGGACTCCGGGACCTGGGCCACGACCGCGCCGAGGCCAAGGATTTCCTGTCCCGCAGTCTCGACCTCCCGTCGCCGGAAGACGCCGCCGCGACCCGCGCCCACATCTTTGCCACCAGATATTCAGGGGAAGTAGACGCCAATGAGTGA
- a CDS encoding WXG100 family type VII secretion target, with translation MAQDWNFAGIEGSAGDLAGAVNTTHGLLDEGKASLAKLASVWGGSGSEAYQAVQQRWDNTAMELNNALQSLGHAVSEAGGNMQSTEHGVTGMFG, from the coding sequence ATGGCACAGGATTGGAATTTCGCGGGCATCGAAGGAAGTGCCGGCGACTTGGCTGGTGCGGTGAACACGACGCACGGCCTGCTGGACGAGGGCAAGGCCTCGCTGGCGAAGCTGGCTTCCGTCTGGGGCGGCTCGGGTTCCGAGGCCTACCAGGCCGTCCAGCAGCGTTGGGACAACACTGCGATGGAGCTCAACAACGCGCTGCAGAGCCTCGGGCATGCCGTCAGCGAGGCCGGCGGCAACATGCAGTCGACCGAGCACGGCGTCACCGGAATGTTCGGCTAG
- a CDS encoding WXG100 family type VII secretion target, whose product MTSMNTDAEVLASEAGNFDRIAGELTGVKTHVDAVAGQLAAHMKTPEAGMAAQAALARFDEAMTQQLKELADISANIQTAGVQYTAADSDAGSSLSSQMQI is encoded by the coding sequence ATGACGAGCATGAATACAGATGCCGAAGTCCTCGCCTCAGAGGCAGGAAATTTCGATCGCATCGCGGGCGAGCTGACCGGCGTGAAGACCCACGTCGATGCGGTAGCGGGCCAGCTCGCGGCGCACATGAAGACCCCGGAAGCGGGTATGGCCGCGCAGGCCGCTCTGGCGCGCTTCGACGAGGCCATGACGCAGCAGCTCAAGGAGCTGGCTGACATCTCCGCCAACATCCAGACCGCCGGCGTGCAGTACACCGCGGCCGACTCCGACGCCGGGTCGTCGCTGTCGAGCCAGATGCAGATCTAG
- a CDS encoding PE family protein gives MQPLQHEEGAIGVGTQVVANGARGVATGTATMTEASTLVPAGADEVSMQAAMAFAVEGVEVMGINAFAQEELARAGAAYVEAGAMYEATDVATSATLI, from the coding sequence ATGCAGCCTTTGCAGCACGAAGAGGGCGCAATTGGCGTCGGCACCCAGGTTGTCGCCAACGGAGCCCGTGGAGTTGCGACCGGTACTGCCACCATGACGGAGGCCAGCACTCTGGTTCCGGCCGGTGCGGATGAGGTGTCGATGCAGGCCGCCATGGCCTTCGCCGTCGAGGGCGTCGAGGTCATGGGCATCAACGCCTTCGCGCAGGAAGAGCTGGCGCGCGCCGGCGCCGCGTACGTCGAGGCGGGCGCCATGTATGAGGCCACCGACGTGGCCACGTCAGCGACCCTGATCTAG
- the eccA gene encoding type VII secretion AAA-ATPase EccA, whose translation MSDQLAAMFNNAVGMLDTAPARSMQLFTEITSVDDTACDAWIGRIRCGDADRTTLFRAWYSRGNLGMLAGQAEVSLAQVNARVRIGGELGDITYPVNSPLALTLAFAVNEAAEGNYADALEAVESAAVGGSEHLVAWVKAVIYTGGQRWTDVMEVLRGSESWPDAFLAGAAGVARGVAAANLGLFTEAKDKLTEANESPAGTACGRPIAWYLAMTFRDQGNEEGARRLLEWLQANFPEPKVAEALRDPNYRLQTTTPEKIAARSDKWDPNSVVADTSARDKMLSDAQAELDRQIGLAKVKEQIETYRAATQMAKIRAARGMKVAQQSKHMIFTGPPGTGKTTIARVVANILAGLGVIAEPKLVETSRKDFVGEYLGHTAVKTSKVIDRALGGVLFIDEAYTLIQDGLQGGDAFGSEAIDTLLARMENDRDRLVVIIAGYSSDIDRLLEANDGLRSRFATRIEFESYSPEEIVEIAKVIAKSNDSAIDDEAAKHVLEAATTLYQHELNGKPAIDIAGNGRYARQLVEAGEQARDMRLARSMDIESLSVEALGEITGDDMASAISGVHRRLNIGE comes from the coding sequence ATGAGTGACCAACTCGCCGCCATGTTCAACAACGCCGTCGGCATGCTGGACACCGCACCGGCGCGCTCGATGCAGCTGTTCACCGAGATCACCTCGGTCGACGACACCGCGTGTGACGCGTGGATCGGGCGCATCCGGTGCGGTGACGCCGACCGGACCACGCTGTTCCGCGCCTGGTACTCGCGCGGCAACCTCGGCATGCTCGCCGGGCAGGCCGAGGTGTCGCTGGCTCAGGTCAACGCGCGCGTGCGGATCGGCGGCGAGCTCGGCGACATCACCTACCCGGTGAACTCGCCCCTGGCGCTCACGCTGGCGTTCGCCGTCAACGAGGCCGCCGAAGGCAACTACGCCGATGCGCTGGAGGCCGTCGAGAGCGCGGCGGTCGGTGGTTCGGAGCATCTGGTGGCGTGGGTCAAGGCCGTCATCTACACCGGTGGCCAGCGCTGGACCGACGTCATGGAGGTGCTCCGCGGTTCGGAGAGCTGGCCGGACGCCTTCCTGGCCGGCGCGGCGGGCGTGGCGCGCGGCGTCGCTGCGGCCAACCTCGGATTGTTCACCGAGGCCAAGGACAAGCTGACCGAGGCCAACGAGTCGCCGGCCGGTACGGCGTGCGGCCGGCCGATCGCCTGGTACCTGGCCATGACCTTCCGGGATCAGGGCAACGAAGAGGGCGCCCGGCGCCTGCTGGAGTGGCTGCAGGCCAACTTCCCCGAACCGAAAGTCGCTGAGGCGCTTCGTGATCCGAACTACCGGCTGCAGACCACCACGCCGGAGAAGATCGCCGCCCGGTCGGACAAGTGGGATCCGAACAGCGTCGTGGCGGACACCTCGGCGCGCGACAAGATGCTCAGCGACGCGCAGGCCGAACTCGACCGGCAGATCGGCCTGGCCAAGGTCAAAGAACAGATCGAGACCTACCGCGCCGCAACGCAAATGGCGAAAATCCGGGCCGCGCGCGGCATGAAGGTCGCGCAGCAGTCCAAGCACATGATCTTCACCGGGCCGCCGGGAACCGGTAAGACCACCATCGCCCGGGTGGTCGCGAACATCCTGGCCGGCCTCGGCGTCATCGCCGAACCCAAGCTGGTCGAGACGTCCCGCAAGGACTTCGTCGGTGAGTACCTCGGCCACACCGCCGTGAAGACGTCGAAGGTCATCGACCGGGCCCTCGGCGGCGTGCTGTTCATCGACGAGGCCTACACGCTGATCCAGGACGGGCTGCAGGGCGGCGACGCCTTCGGCTCGGAGGCCATCGACACCCTGCTGGCCCGCATGGAGAACGACCGCGACCGACTGGTCGTCATCATCGCCGGCTACAGCTCGGACATCGACCGGCTGCTGGAAGCCAACGACGGTCTCCGGTCCCGGTTCGCCACCCGCATCGAGTTCGAGTCCTACTCGCCCGAAGAGATCGTCGAGATCGCGAAAGTCATTGCCAAGAGCAACGATTCGGCGATCGATGACGAAGCGGCAAAACACGTCCTGGAAGCGGCGACGACGCTGTATCAGCATGAGCTCAACGGCAAGCCGGCCATCGACATCGCAGGTAACGGCCGCTACGCGCGCCAGCTGGTCGAAGCCGGCGAGCAGGCCCGCGACATGCGACTCGCCCGGTCGATGGACATCGAGAGCCTCAGCGTCGAAGCGCTGGGCGAGATCACGGGCGACGACATGGCTTCCGCGATCAGCGGGGTGCACCGGCGACTGAACATCGGCGAATAA
- the eccB gene encoding type VII secretion protein EccB, with protein sequence MADFRLTTKVQVSGWRFLLRRVEHAIVRRDTRMFDDPLQFYSRSVSAGIVVAVIVCLGAAMLAYFKPQGKRGEDALLVDRSTNQLYVVMPGTQQIRPVYNLTSARLVLGHTGEPQVVKPAELAKMPKGQPIGIPGAPYATAVNGTSGTWSVCDTVTKPESVTPTVETSVLVEPVVLGGGVGPIRPDQGVLVKYQDKTWLITKDGRHAIDLADRALTSAVGIPVGSKSAPISSGLFNALPNVGPWALAPIPAAGAPNTVGLPPNLVNGTVFQTITDNSKQQYVVLPDGVAKVNDTTAAALRATNSYGLISPPSVESSVVAKIPEQTYTSPLPAKPMTMLLPQDDPTVCWSWQREAGDQGAKTTVIVGRHLPIPASSMGNGIKQISGDATVYIDGGQYIRLQSPDPRYGEARYYVDAQGVRYGIANDDTAKALGLSGATTAPWQVVGLLMEGPVLSKEAALLEHDTLPADPKPRRVGGGNDEAAAQPHPGGAS encoded by the coding sequence ATGGCAGATTTCCGGCTCACCACCAAGGTTCAGGTCAGCGGCTGGCGCTTCCTGCTCCGTCGGGTCGAGCACGCCATCGTGCGGCGCGACACCCGCATGTTCGACGACCCGCTGCAGTTCTACAGCCGGTCGGTGTCGGCGGGCATCGTCGTCGCGGTCATCGTCTGCCTCGGTGCGGCGATGCTGGCCTACTTCAAACCTCAGGGCAAGCGGGGCGAGGATGCACTGCTCGTCGACCGCAGCACCAACCAGCTGTACGTCGTCATGCCCGGGACGCAGCAGATCCGTCCGGTGTACAACCTCACCTCGGCGCGGCTGGTCCTCGGCCACACCGGCGAGCCGCAAGTGGTCAAGCCGGCCGAGCTGGCCAAGATGCCGAAGGGCCAACCGATCGGCATTCCCGGTGCGCCCTACGCGACGGCGGTCAACGGCACCTCCGGTACGTGGTCGGTATGCGACACCGTCACCAAGCCCGAGAGCGTCACCCCGACCGTCGAGACATCGGTGCTCGTCGAACCCGTTGTCCTGGGCGGCGGCGTCGGCCCCATTCGTCCGGACCAGGGCGTGCTGGTCAAGTACCAGGACAAGACCTGGCTCATCACCAAGGACGGTCGGCATGCGATCGACCTGGCCGATCGTGCCTTGACCTCCGCCGTGGGAATCCCGGTCGGCTCGAAGTCGGCGCCCATCTCGTCGGGCCTGTTCAACGCACTGCCGAACGTCGGGCCCTGGGCCTTGGCCCCGATCCCGGCGGCGGGGGCGCCCAACACCGTCGGCCTGCCGCCGAATCTGGTGAACGGCACGGTGTTCCAGACCATCACCGACAACAGCAAGCAGCAGTACGTCGTGCTGCCGGACGGCGTCGCGAAGGTCAACGACACCACGGCGGCTGCGCTGCGGGCCACGAACTCGTACGGCCTGATCTCGCCGCCGTCGGTGGAATCCAGTGTCGTCGCGAAGATCCCCGAGCAGACCTACACCTCACCGCTGCCTGCAAAGCCCATGACGATGTTGCTGCCGCAGGACGATCCGACGGTGTGCTGGTCGTGGCAGCGCGAAGCCGGTGACCAGGGTGCCAAGACCACCGTGATCGTCGGCCGGCACCTGCCCATCCCGGCGAGCTCGATGGGCAACGGCATCAAGCAGATCAGCGGCGACGCCACCGTCTACATCGACGGTGGGCAGTACATCCGGCTGCAGTCGCCCGACCCGCGCTACGGCGAGGCCCGGTACTACGTCGACGCCCAGGGCGTCCGGTACGGGATAGCCAATGACGACACGGCCAAGGCCCTCGGCCTCAGCGGCGCCACCACGGCGCCGTGGCAGGTGGTCGGCCTGCTGATGGAAGGCCCGGTCCTGTCGAAGGAGGCGGCGTTGCTCGAACACGACACGCTGCCGGCGGATCCGAAACCGCGGAGGGTGGGTGGCGGCAACGACGAGGCCGCGGCTCAGCCGCATCCGGGAGGTGCGTCATGA
- the eccCa gene encoding type VII secretion protein EccCa, which translates to MTTKKFTPSMKRGPRLTPGEINVTPPDDLGIEIPASGMQKAMPYVMGGGMLGMIAIMIFTGVRQLSPYMLMMPLMMIMGTVGYMASGGGGGKKVPEINEDRKEYLRYLAGLRTRVTSSADAQVTFFSYHAPHPEDLLSIVGTQRQWSRSVSGNNADFFMGARIGIGAQAAVDRLLKPNIGSDLAGPMAAPQAHLEPVSHMWVTKFLRTHGLVHDCPKLVILKSYPTIAIGGDPEGSRGLLAAMICHLAVFHPPDLLQIRVLMEDLDDPDWAWLKWLPHVQSQTEFDDAGPKRLVFTKPDGLADLTARGPHSADAPPSGPYVLVVDLTGGKAGFPVDGRAGVTVITKGNHRSGYRIKVNPDGSCEDRTASQPWREVTTVTDSVTPTSAGRLARKLAGWSITGTIIDKGTRVQKKVSSEWHHLVGARSVEEVTPRRWRMYSDTDQDRLRIPFGHQLKNGEIMYLDIKEGAEFGAGPHGMLIGTTGSGKSEFLRTLILSLVATHHPDQINLLLTDFKGGSTFLGMEKLPHTAAVVTNMEEEAELVGRMGEVLTGELDRRQNILRQAGMQVGAAGALSGVAEYEKYRERGADLPPLPTLFVVVDEFAELLQNHPDFIALFDRICRVGRSLRVHLLLATQSLNTGGARIDKLEPNLTYRIALRTTSSAESKAVIGTPEAQYITNKESGVGFLRVGMEDPVKFKSIYTGGTYVPTAAENDDGDDAPRVVAQNNFRIRPFTAAPMADSGIGR; encoded by the coding sequence ATGACGACCAAGAAATTCACCCCGTCGATGAAGCGCGGCCCGCGTCTGACGCCGGGCGAGATCAACGTGACGCCGCCCGACGACCTGGGCATCGAAATCCCCGCGTCCGGCATGCAGAAGGCGATGCCGTATGTCATGGGTGGCGGCATGCTCGGAATGATCGCGATCATGATCTTCACCGGCGTCCGCCAGCTGTCGCCGTACATGCTGATGATGCCGCTGATGATGATCATGGGCACCGTCGGCTACATGGCCAGCGGCGGTGGCGGCGGCAAGAAGGTGCCGGAGATCAACGAGGATCGCAAGGAGTATCTGCGGTACCTGGCCGGCCTGCGGACGCGCGTGACATCGTCTGCCGACGCTCAGGTCACGTTCTTCAGTTACCACGCACCGCATCCCGAGGACCTGCTGTCCATCGTCGGGACACAACGACAGTGGTCCCGCAGTGTCAGCGGCAACAACGCCGATTTCTTCATGGGCGCCCGCATCGGTATCGGCGCGCAGGCGGCGGTCGACCGGCTGCTCAAGCCGAACATCGGGTCGGACCTGGCGGGCCCGATGGCCGCACCCCAGGCTCACCTGGAACCGGTCAGCCACATGTGGGTGACGAAGTTCCTGCGCACCCACGGTCTCGTGCACGACTGCCCGAAGCTGGTGATCCTCAAGAGCTACCCGACCATCGCGATCGGTGGTGATCCGGAAGGGTCGCGGGGTCTGCTCGCCGCCATGATCTGCCACCTGGCGGTCTTCCATCCGCCGGACCTGCTGCAGATCCGGGTGTTGATGGAGGATCTCGACGATCCCGACTGGGCGTGGCTCAAGTGGCTGCCACATGTGCAGAGCCAGACCGAGTTCGACGACGCCGGACCCAAGCGCCTGGTATTCACCAAGCCCGACGGGTTGGCCGACCTGACGGCGCGTGGTCCGCACAGCGCCGACGCGCCGCCTTCCGGTCCCTATGTGCTGGTGGTCGACCTGACCGGCGGCAAGGCCGGCTTCCCGGTCGACGGCCGGGCCGGCGTCACCGTCATAACGAAGGGCAACCACCGGTCGGGCTACCGCATCAAGGTGAATCCGGATGGCTCATGCGAGGACCGTACGGCGTCCCAGCCTTGGCGTGAGGTGACCACCGTGACCGACTCGGTGACCCCGACGTCGGCGGGCCGGTTGGCGCGCAAGCTTGCGGGATGGTCCATCACCGGCACGATCATCGACAAGGGCACCCGTGTCCAGAAGAAGGTGTCGAGCGAGTGGCACCACCTGGTCGGCGCGCGCAGCGTCGAGGAGGTCACGCCGCGACGTTGGCGGATGTACTCGGATACGGATCAGGACCGGTTGCGGATTCCGTTCGGCCACCAGCTCAAGAATGGCGAGATCATGTATCTCGACATCAAGGAAGGCGCCGAGTTCGGTGCCGGTCCGCACGGCATGCTGATCGGTACGACGGGTTCCGGTAAATCGGAATTCCTTCGCACGCTGATCCTTTCGCTGGTTGCGACGCACCATCCGGATCAGATCAACCTGCTGCTTACCGACTTCAAGGGTGGTTCGACGTTCCTCGGTATGGAGAAGCTGCCGCACACGGCGGCCGTCGTCACCAACATGGAAGAGGAAGCCGAACTCGTCGGCCGCATGGGCGAGGTGCTCACCGGTGAGCTGGACCGGCGGCAGAACATCCTGCGTCAGGCCGGTATGCAGGTCGGCGCGGCCGGTGCGCTGTCGGGCGTCGCCGAGTACGAGAAGTACCGCGAGCGCGGGGCCGATCTGCCGCCGCTCCCAACGCTTTTCGTCGTCGTCGACGAGTTCGCGGAGTTGCTGCAGAATCACCCGGACTTCATCGCACTGTTCGACCGCATCTGCCGCGTGGGCCGGTCGCTGCGCGTGCACCTGCTGCTGGCGACGCAGTCACTCAACACCGGTGGCGCCCGCATCGACAAACTGGAGCCCAACCTGACGTACCGAATCGCGTTGCGTACCACCAGCTCCGCCGAATCCAAGGCCGTGATCGGTACGCCGGAGGCGCAGTACATCACCAACAAGGAGAGCGGCGTCGGCTTCCTCCGGGTCGGCATGGAGGATCCGGTCAAGTTCAAGAGCATCTACACAGGCGGCACCTATGTGCCGACGGCAGCGGAGAACGACGACGGTGACGACGCGCCACGAGTGGTGGCGCAGAACAACTTCCGGATTCGGCCGTTCACCGCCGCGCCGATGGCAGATTCGGGGATCGGGCGATGA
- the eccCb gene encoding type VII secretion protein EccCb, whose amino-acid sequence MTNTEQRALREVVLNQLTTGESRAYKMWLPPLLDPLPVNELVERDQRAPLRFGLGIMDEPRRHKQEVWGIDTSAAGGNIAVGGAPQTGKSTFLQTLVLSAAATHSPRQVQFYCVDLGGGGLMYLEDLPHVGGVATRSEPDRVQRVVAEMKAVLRQRELTFKELRIGSIASYRQLREDPNHPASQDPFGDVYLIIDGWPAFIGEFPDLEPVVQDLAGQGLAFGVHIIISTPRWTELKSRVRDYLGTKVEFRLGDVNETQIDRITRDIPPNRPGRAVSMEKHHLMIGVPRMDGVHSADDLVPAITAAVDHIASLHTDMAPRVRVLPERIYLNELDPNPPGPENDYRTRWTVPVGVRESDLSVAYNHMYNTPHQLIFGAPKSGKTTIAHAVAEAICKRNSPDQVRFMLADFRSGLLDAVPETHLLAAGAINRNIAALEESIKALAVNLKKRLPPPDLTTSQLRTRSWWSGPDVVLLVDDWHMIVAASGMGSPMAPLAPLLPAAADIGLHIIVTCQMSQAHRSTMDKFVGTAYGAGTPTMFLSGEKSEFPSSEFKLRRRPPGQALLVSPDGKEVIQAAYVDPPAE is encoded by the coding sequence ATGACGAATACCGAGCAGCGCGCGCTGCGTGAAGTGGTGCTGAACCAGCTGACGACCGGTGAGAGCCGGGCGTACAAGATGTGGCTGCCGCCGCTGCTGGATCCACTGCCGGTCAATGAACTGGTGGAGCGTGACCAGCGTGCCCCGTTGCGGTTCGGCCTGGGCATCATGGATGAGCCGCGTCGCCACAAGCAGGAAGTGTGGGGTATCGACACGTCGGCGGCCGGTGGCAACATCGCGGTCGGCGGTGCGCCGCAGACCGGGAAGTCGACCTTCCTGCAGACGCTGGTGCTGTCGGCGGCCGCGACCCACTCCCCCAGGCAGGTGCAGTTCTACTGCGTCGACCTCGGCGGTGGTGGCCTGATGTATCTCGAGGACCTGCCGCACGTCGGCGGCGTCGCCACCCGTTCCGAACCGGACCGGGTGCAGCGCGTCGTCGCGGAAATGAAAGCCGTTCTACGGCAACGGGAGTTGACCTTCAAAGAGCTTCGTATCGGGTCGATCGCCAGTTACCGGCAGTTGCGTGAAGATCCGAATCATCCGGCGTCGCAGGATCCGTTCGGTGACGTCTACCTGATCATCGACGGCTGGCCGGCATTCATCGGTGAGTTCCCGGACCTGGAGCCGGTGGTGCAGGACCTTGCCGGTCAGGGCCTGGCGTTCGGAGTGCACATCATCATCTCGACGCCGCGCTGGACGGAACTGAAATCCCGTGTCCGTGACTACCTGGGCACCAAGGTCGAGTTCCGGCTCGGTGACGTCAACGAGACGCAGATCGACCGCATCACCCGGGACATCCCGCCGAATCGCCCCGGCCGCGCGGTGTCGATGGAGAAGCACCACCTGATGATCGGCGTGCCCCGGATGGACGGGGTGCACAGCGCCGACGACCTCGTGCCGGCCATCACCGCGGCTGTCGACCACATCGCGTCGCTGCACACGGATATGGCTCCGCGGGTTCGCGTGCTGCCCGAGCGGATCTACCTGAACGAACTCGACCCGAACCCGCCCGGACCGGAGAACGACTACCGGACCCGCTGGACGGTGCCGGTGGGCGTGCGCGAATCCGACCTCTCGGTGGCGTACAACCACATGTACAACACGCCGCATCAGCTCATCTTCGGTGCGCCGAAGTCGGGCAAGACCACCATCGCGCATGCGGTGGCGGAGGCGATCTGCAAGCGCAACAGCCCCGATCAGGTGCGGTTCATGTTGGCCGACTTCCGCTCGGGCCTGCTCGACGCGGTGCCGGAGACGCATCTGCTCGCGGCGGGTGCGATCAACCGCAACATCGCCGCGTTGGAGGAGTCCATCAAGGCGCTGGCGGTCAACCTGAAGAAGCGGTTGCCACCGCCGGACCTCACGACGTCGCAGTTGCGCACCCGCTCCTGGTGGAGCGGTCCGGACGTGGTGCTGCTGGTCGACGACTGGCACATGATCGTCGCGGCGAGCGGTATGGGGTCGCCGATGGCGCCGTTGGCACCGCTATTGCCGGCCGCCGCGGACATCGGGCTGCACATCATCGTGACGTGTCAGATGAGCCAGGCGCACCGTTCCACGATGGACAAGTTCGTCGGTACGGCGTATGGCGCCGGAACGCCGACGATGTTCCTGTCGGGCGAGAAATCGGAGTTCCCGTCGAGTGAGTTCAAACTGCGCCGTAGGCCCCCTGGCCAGGCACTTTTGGTCTCACCGGACGGTAAGGAGGTCATCCAGGCGGCCTACGTTGATCCTCCCGCGGAATAA